The window TGCACGCTCGAGCGGATGGAAGCGGCGGGCTCGGGCGGCACGGCGGAGCTGATCGCGTGGGTCCTCGCGTTGGCCTTCACGACGGGCCCCGCCGAGGTGCTCGCCTACATGCCCGCCATCGCGTGGCGCACCGGCACGGGCATGGTCGTCTGGCCCGGCCTCGCCTAGCCGTCCATCCAACCCTCGGTCGCAATGAGGCGCTCGACGCGCTGGCGGATCTCATCCCGGATCTGCCGGACGCGCTCGAGCGGCTTGCCCTTCGGGTCCTCGATTGGCGGGTCTTCGATCGGCCAGTCGTCACGCTTGAGCCCCGGCACGAAGGGGCAGGACTCGCCGCAGCCCATGGTGATGAGGAGCTGGCTGGCGGCGGCGAGCTGATCGGTCAGCCGAGCCGGCTTGGCGGCCGACACGTCGATGCCGACCTCCCGCATGACGACCACGACCTCGGGGTGCACCCGGTCACCGGGCTCGGTGCCGGCAGGGAAGGCGCGGGCGCGGCTCGGGTCGGCCAGCGCGTTGAAGAACGCCGCCGCCATCTGGGAGCGGCCCGCGTTGTGGACACACGCGAAGACCACCTGCGTCGTTATCTGGGGCCCTCCTCTTCTCGCGACTGATCCGGTGCCAGCCACCGGAACAACGCCGTGGCCGCCGCCGCGCCGATCAACTGGGCGAGGATGAAGCCCGGCGCATCGGCCGGACGGATGCCGGCGAACGTATCGCTGGCGGAGCGGGCGAGCGTCACCGCCGGGTTCGCGAACGACGTGGA is drawn from Candidatus Methylomirabilota bacterium and contains these coding sequences:
- a CDS encoding arsenate reductase ArsC, translated to MVFACVHNAGRSQMAAAFFNALADPSRARAFPAGTEPGDRVHPEVVVVMREVGIDVSAAKPARLTDQLAAASQLLITMGCGESCPFVPGLKRDDWPIEDPPIEDPKGKPLERVRQIRDEIRQRVERLIATEGWMDG